One window of the Tachypleus tridentatus isolate NWPU-2018 chromosome 10, ASM421037v1, whole genome shotgun sequence genome contains the following:
- the LOC143230220 gene encoding uncharacterized protein LOC143230220 isoform X4, translated as MQFQGSSVSPHRQAHEEYLEEVLHQQPGGQVFDFHAPNIRADDRDDGEVETEPGVEAEAGVDDTMDLAEADQSAGQLGMTVDQFQQQDPVFSGSLNVERLSDDDDRMEEVEGALGSVEVDITEDDVNEVAVVDEHEDIQRQNYEEHHVNSLFNGILTNEERENLPENENHPPSTGPP; from the exons ATGCAATTCCAAGGGTCCTCTGTATCTCCTCATAGACAAGCTCA TGAAGAGTACTTGGAAGAAGTTCTCCATCAACAACCAGGTGGCCAGGTGTTtgattttcatgcacctaataTCCGAGCAGATGATAGAGATGATGGTGAAGTTGAGACAGAACCCGGAGTTGAAGCAGAAGCTGGAGTGGACGATACAATGGACCTGGCCGAAGCTGATCAGTCAGCTGGACAGTTGGGAATGACAGTTGATCAGTTTCAGCAACAAGATCCTGTTTTTTCTGGTTCTTTGAATGTGGAAAGGTTGAGTGATGATGATGATAGAATGGAGGAAGTGGAAGGTGCTCTGGGAAGTGTAGAAGTAGATATAACAGAAGATGATGTTAACGAAGTGGCTGTCGTAGACGAACAT GAGGACATACAGCGACAGAATTATGAGGAACACCATGTGAATTCCCTATTTAATGGAATACTGACAAATGAAGAAAGAGAGAATTTACCAGAGAATGAAAACCATCCACCCAGCACTG GACCACCCTGA
- the LOC143230220 gene encoding uncharacterized protein LOC143230220 isoform X2: MQFQGSSVSPHRQAHEEYLEEVLHQQPGGQVFDFHAPNIRADDRDDGEVETEPGVEAEAGVDDTMDLAEADQSAGQLGMTVDQFQQQDPVFSGSLNVERLSDDDDRMEEVEGALGSVEVDITEDDVNEVAVVDEHACGGNEICKDASLDKLPVKLSSTSQEDIQRQNYEEHHVNSLFNGILTNEERENLPENENHPPSTGPP; this comes from the exons ATGCAATTCCAAGGGTCCTCTGTATCTCCTCATAGACAAGCTCA TGAAGAGTACTTGGAAGAAGTTCTCCATCAACAACCAGGTGGCCAGGTGTTtgattttcatgcacctaataTCCGAGCAGATGATAGAGATGATGGTGAAGTTGAGACAGAACCCGGAGTTGAAGCAGAAGCTGGAGTGGACGATACAATGGACCTGGCCGAAGCTGATCAGTCAGCTGGACAGTTGGGAATGACAGTTGATCAGTTTCAGCAACAAGATCCTGTTTTTTCTGGTTCTTTGAATGTGGAAAGGTTGAGTGATGATGATGATAGAATGGAGGAAGTGGAAGGTGCTCTGGGAAGTGTAGAAGTAGATATAACAGAAGATGATGTTAACGAAGTGGCTGTCGTAGACGAACAT gcatGTGGAGGGAATGAAATCTGTAAAGATGCTAGTCTTGATAAATTACCTGTTAAACTGTCTTCAACGTCGCAG GAGGACATACAGCGACAGAATTATGAGGAACACCATGTGAATTCCCTATTTAATGGAATACTGACAAATGAAGAAAGAGAGAATTTACCAGAGAATGAAAACCATCCACCCAGCACTG GACCACCCTGA
- the LOC143230220 gene encoding uncharacterized protein LOC143230220 isoform X1, protein MQFQGSSVSPHRQAHEEYLEEVLHQQPGGQVFDFHAPNIRADDRDDGEVETEPGVEAEAGVDDTMDLAEADQSAGQLGMTVDQFQQQDPVFSGSLNVERLSDDDDRMEEVEGALGSVEVDITEDDVNEVAVVDEHACGGNEICKDASLDKLPVKLSSTSQEDIQRQNYEEHHVNSLFNGILTNEERENLPENENHPPSTVFGMFQLR, encoded by the exons ATGCAATTCCAAGGGTCCTCTGTATCTCCTCATAGACAAGCTCA TGAAGAGTACTTGGAAGAAGTTCTCCATCAACAACCAGGTGGCCAGGTGTTtgattttcatgcacctaataTCCGAGCAGATGATAGAGATGATGGTGAAGTTGAGACAGAACCCGGAGTTGAAGCAGAAGCTGGAGTGGACGATACAATGGACCTGGCCGAAGCTGATCAGTCAGCTGGACAGTTGGGAATGACAGTTGATCAGTTTCAGCAACAAGATCCTGTTTTTTCTGGTTCTTTGAATGTGGAAAGGTTGAGTGATGATGATGATAGAATGGAGGAAGTGGAAGGTGCTCTGGGAAGTGTAGAAGTAGATATAACAGAAGATGATGTTAACGAAGTGGCTGTCGTAGACGAACAT gcatGTGGAGGGAATGAAATCTGTAAAGATGCTAGTCTTGATAAATTACCTGTTAAACTGTCTTCAACGTCGCAG GAGGACATACAGCGACAGAATTATGAGGAACACCATGTGAATTCCCTATTTAATGGAATACTGACAAATGAAGAAAGAGAGAATTTACCAGAGAATGAAAACCATCCACCCAGCACTG TTTTTGGGATGTTCCAGTTAAGGTGA
- the LOC143230220 gene encoding uncharacterized protein LOC143230220 isoform X3, with the protein MQFQGSSVSPHRQAHEEYLEEVLHQQPGGQVFDFHAPNIRADDRDDGEVETEPGVEAEAGVDDTMDLAEADQSAGQLGMTVDQFQQQDPVFSGSLNVERLSDDDDRMEEVEGALGSVEVDITEDDVNEVAVVDEHEDIQRQNYEEHHVNSLFNGILTNEERENLPENENHPPSTVFGMFQLR; encoded by the exons ATGCAATTCCAAGGGTCCTCTGTATCTCCTCATAGACAAGCTCA TGAAGAGTACTTGGAAGAAGTTCTCCATCAACAACCAGGTGGCCAGGTGTTtgattttcatgcacctaataTCCGAGCAGATGATAGAGATGATGGTGAAGTTGAGACAGAACCCGGAGTTGAAGCAGAAGCTGGAGTGGACGATACAATGGACCTGGCCGAAGCTGATCAGTCAGCTGGACAGTTGGGAATGACAGTTGATCAGTTTCAGCAACAAGATCCTGTTTTTTCTGGTTCTTTGAATGTGGAAAGGTTGAGTGATGATGATGATAGAATGGAGGAAGTGGAAGGTGCTCTGGGAAGTGTAGAAGTAGATATAACAGAAGATGATGTTAACGAAGTGGCTGTCGTAGACGAACAT GAGGACATACAGCGACAGAATTATGAGGAACACCATGTGAATTCCCTATTTAATGGAATACTGACAAATGAAGAAAGAGAGAATTTACCAGAGAATGAAAACCATCCACCCAGCACTG TTTTTGGGATGTTCCAGTTAAGGTGA